The following are encoded in a window of Streptomyces sp. Go-475 genomic DNA:
- the pucL gene encoding factor-independent urate hydroxylase, with protein MPTILGQNQYGKAENRVVKITRDGATHHIKDLNVSVSLSGDMDEVHYSGSNANVLPTDTTKNTVYAFAKEHGIESAEQFGIHLARHFVTSQEPIHRARIRIEEYAWERIEASDANSKFIGADEVKHSFVRKGQEVRLTQITYDGSSWEVVSGLKDLVVMNSTNSEFWGYVKDKYTTLKEAYDRILATEVSGRWRFNWTDDEQRMPNWEKSYEQVKKHMLQAFAETYSLSLQQTLYQMGARIINHRSEIDEVRFSLPNKHHFLVDLEPFGLKNDNEVYYAADRPYGLIEATILRDGCEARIPVDLTNL; from the coding sequence ATGCCCACCATCCTGGGACAGAACCAGTACGGCAAGGCCGAGAACCGAGTCGTCAAGATCACGCGGGACGGCGCCACCCACCACATCAAGGACCTGAACGTCTCCGTGTCGCTGAGCGGCGACATGGACGAGGTCCACTACTCCGGCTCGAACGCCAACGTCCTGCCGACCGACACCACCAAGAACACGGTGTACGCGTTCGCCAAGGAGCACGGCATCGAGTCCGCCGAGCAGTTCGGCATCCACCTCGCCCGCCACTTCGTCACCAGCCAGGAGCCGATCCACCGGGCCCGCATCCGCATCGAGGAGTACGCCTGGGAGCGGATCGAGGCCTCCGACGCCAACTCGAAGTTCATCGGCGCCGACGAGGTCAAGCACTCCTTCGTCCGCAAGGGCCAGGAGGTCCGGCTGACCCAGATCACCTACGACGGCTCGTCGTGGGAGGTCGTCTCCGGTCTCAAGGACCTGGTGGTCATGAACTCGACCAACTCCGAGTTCTGGGGCTACGTCAAGGACAAGTACACGACCCTCAAGGAGGCCTACGACCGCATCCTGGCCACCGAGGTCTCCGGCCGCTGGCGGTTCAACTGGACCGACGACGAGCAGCGCATGCCGAACTGGGAGAAGTCCTACGAGCAGGTGAAGAAGCACATGCTCCAGGCCTTCGCCGAGACGTACTCGCTCTCGCTGCAGCAGACGCTGTACCAGATGGGCGCGCGGATCATCAACCACCGCAGCGAGATCGACGAGGTCCGCTTCTCGCTCCCCAACAAGCACCACTTCCTGGTCGACCTGGAGCCGTTCGGCCTGAAGAACGACAACGAGGTGTACTACGCCGCCGACCGCCCCTACGGCCTGATCGAGGCGACGATCCTCCGGGACGGCTGCGAGGCGAGGATCCCCGTGGACCTCACCAACCTCTGA
- a CDS encoding acyl-CoA thioesterase → MSEPFSVPMTVRGYETDVQGHLNQAVYLNYAEHARWSLLEAAGISQAGLISQGVGPVALETTIRYKRELLAGDEVEVTCAFEWGDGKTFRIEQTVRKPDGTVAAEITAVGGILDLKERRLVADPAEVFRKLAADPGLFGLQADRA, encoded by the coding sequence GTGAGCGAGCCGTTTTCCGTCCCTATGACCGTCCGTGGCTACGAGACGGACGTGCAGGGGCACCTCAACCAGGCGGTGTACCTCAACTACGCGGAACACGCCCGCTGGTCGCTGCTCGAGGCGGCCGGGATCAGCCAGGCCGGTCTCATATCCCAGGGGGTGGGACCGGTGGCCCTGGAGACGACCATCCGCTACAAGCGGGAGCTGCTCGCGGGCGACGAGGTGGAGGTGACCTGCGCCTTCGAGTGGGGCGACGGCAAGACGTTCCGTATCGAGCAGACCGTCCGCAAGCCCGACGGCACGGTGGCCGCCGAGATCACGGCGGTCGGCGGGATCCTGGACCTGAAGGAGCGCAGGCTGGTCGCCGACCCCGCCGAGGTCTTCCGGAAGCTGGCGGCGGACCCGGGCCTGTTCGGGCTCCAGGCCGACAGGGCCTAA
- a CDS encoding nucleobase:cation symporter-2 family protein has translation MADHPVDEKLPALKMATTGLQHVAAMYAGVVAPPLIVGAAIGLTASDLTFLTGACLFTAGLATFLQTLGIWKIGARLPFVNGVTFAGVAPMTAIVASTEDKSDALPIIFGAVIVAGLLGFIAAPVFCKAIRFFPPVVTGSVITLIGISLLPVAFGWAQGPDPAAHDYGSATNLGLAGVTLLIVLLLRRFTRGFVKQIAVLLGLVAGTLIAIPLGVTDFGPVADADVIGFPTPFHFGAPQFQLAAIISMCVVMVVSMTESTADMLALGEIVDRPADEKTIAAGLRADTLGSAISPVFNGFMCSAFAQNIGLVAMTRIRSRYVVAAGGGFLVLMGLCPMAASLIAVVPRPVLGGAGVVLFGSVAASGIQTLVRAGLDKDNNVLIVAVSLAVGIIPITAPEFYHAFPETARIVLDSGISTGCVAAVLLNLVFNHLGDSGREAHDVTHPMEAGEELTGTPKAPAA, from the coding sequence GTGGCCGACCACCCCGTTGACGAAAAACTCCCCGCGCTCAAGATGGCGACGACCGGCCTGCAGCACGTGGCCGCCATGTACGCCGGAGTCGTCGCCCCACCCCTGATCGTCGGCGCGGCCATCGGCCTGACCGCCAGCGACCTGACCTTCCTCACCGGCGCCTGCCTGTTCACCGCGGGCCTCGCCACCTTCCTGCAGACCCTCGGCATCTGGAAGATCGGCGCCCGGCTGCCGTTCGTCAACGGTGTCACCTTCGCCGGTGTCGCCCCGATGACCGCGATCGTCGCCTCCACCGAGGACAAGTCCGACGCCCTGCCGATCATCTTCGGCGCGGTCATCGTCGCCGGACTCCTGGGCTTCATAGCCGCCCCCGTCTTCTGCAAGGCGATCCGCTTCTTCCCGCCGGTCGTCACCGGCTCCGTGATCACCCTCATCGGCATCTCGCTGCTGCCCGTCGCCTTCGGCTGGGCCCAGGGACCGGACCCGGCCGCGCACGACTACGGCTCGGCGACCAACCTGGGCCTCGCGGGCGTGACCCTGCTGATCGTGCTGCTGCTGCGCCGCTTCACCCGGGGCTTCGTCAAGCAGATCGCCGTGCTGCTGGGTCTGGTCGCCGGCACGCTCATCGCGATCCCGTTGGGCGTCACGGACTTCGGCCCGGTCGCGGACGCGGACGTCATCGGCTTCCCGACGCCGTTCCACTTCGGCGCCCCGCAGTTCCAGCTCGCCGCGATCATCTCGATGTGCGTGGTGATGGTGGTGTCGATGACCGAGTCGACCGCCGACATGCTGGCCCTCGGCGAGATCGTCGACCGCCCGGCCGACGAGAAGACCATCGCCGCCGGCCTGCGCGCCGACACCCTCGGCTCGGCGATCAGCCCCGTCTTCAACGGCTTCATGTGCAGCGCCTTCGCGCAGAACATCGGCCTGGTCGCGATGACGAGGATCCGCAGCCGGTACGTCGTCGCGGCCGGCGGCGGATTCCTGGTCCTCATGGGCCTGTGCCCGATGGCCGCCTCGCTGATCGCCGTCGTACCGCGCCCGGTCCTCGGCGGCGCGGGCGTGGTCCTCTTCGGCTCGGTCGCCGCCAGCGGCATCCAGACCCTGGTGCGGGCCGGCCTCGACAAGGACAACAACGTCCTGATCGTGGCCGTCTCCCTGGCCGTCGGCATCATCCCCATCACGGCGCCGGAGTTCTACCACGCCTTCCCCGAGACGGCCCGGATCGTCCTGGACTCGGGCATCTCGACGGGCTGCGTGGCGGCCGTGCTGCTCAACCTGGTCTTCAACCACCTGGGCGACAGCGGCCGGGAGGCCCACGACGTGACCCACCCGATGGAGGCGGGTGAGGAACTCACGGGCACGCCGAAGGCACCAGCCGCGTAG
- a CDS encoding pyridoxal phosphate-dependent aminotransferase: MEFRQSSKLSEVCYEIRGPVIEHANALEEAGHSVLRLNTGNPALFGFEAPEEILQDMIRMLPQAHGYTDSRGILSARRAVAQRYQTLGLEVGVDDVFLGNGVSELVSMAVQALVEDGDEVLVPAPDFPLWTAVTTLAGGKAVHYLCDEQADWYPDLDDMASKITDRTKAVVIINPNNPTGAVYPKEIVEGILDLARRHGLMVLADEIYDQILYDDAVHHSAAALAPDLVVLTFCGLSKTYRVAGFRSGWLVVTGPKQHAKDYLEGLTMLASMRLCANAPAQYAIQAALGGRQSIGELTRPGGRLLEQRDVAWQKLNEIPGVTCVKPKGALYAFPRLDPKVHRIHDDEKFVLDLLLREKIQVVQGTGFNWPTPDHFRILTLPYSDDLEAAIGRIGRFLGGYRQ, from the coding sequence ATGGAGTTCCGGCAGTCGAGCAAACTCAGCGAGGTCTGTTACGAGATCCGCGGCCCGGTCATAGAGCACGCCAACGCGCTGGAGGAGGCGGGCCACAGCGTGCTGCGCCTGAACACCGGCAACCCCGCGCTCTTCGGGTTCGAGGCGCCGGAGGAGATCCTCCAGGACATGATCCGGATGCTGCCGCAGGCGCACGGCTACACCGACTCGCGCGGCATCCTCTCCGCCCGCCGCGCCGTCGCCCAGCGCTACCAGACGCTCGGGCTGGAGGTCGGCGTCGACGACGTCTTCCTCGGCAACGGCGTGTCGGAGCTGGTCTCCATGGCCGTACAGGCGCTGGTCGAGGACGGCGACGAGGTCCTGGTCCCCGCCCCCGACTTCCCCCTCTGGACGGCGGTGACGACCCTCGCGGGCGGCAAGGCGGTCCACTACCTGTGCGACGAGCAGGCCGACTGGTACCCGGACCTGGACGACATGGCGTCCAAGATCACGGACCGCACCAAGGCGGTCGTGATCATCAACCCGAACAACCCCACCGGCGCCGTCTACCCGAAGGAGATCGTCGAGGGCATCCTCGACCTCGCCCGCCGCCACGGCCTGATGGTCCTCGCCGACGAGATCTACGACCAGATCCTCTACGACGACGCCGTGCACCACTCGGCCGCCGCGCTCGCCCCCGACCTGGTGGTCCTCACCTTCTGCGGCCTGTCCAAGACCTACCGCGTGGCGGGCTTCCGCTCCGGCTGGCTGGTGGTCACGGGCCCGAAGCAGCACGCGAAGGACTACCTGGAGGGCCTCACCATGCTGGCGTCCATGCGGCTGTGCGCCAACGCGCCCGCCCAGTACGCCATCCAGGCCGCGCTCGGCGGCCGGCAGTCCATCGGCGAGCTGACCAGGCCCGGCGGGCGGCTGCTGGAACAGCGGGACGTGGCCTGGCAGAAGCTGAACGAGATCCCCGGCGTGACCTGCGTGAAGCCGAAGGGCGCGCTGTACGCCTTCCCGCGCCTCGATCCCAAGGTGCACCGGATCCACGACGACGAGAAGTTCGTCCTGGACCTGCTGCTGCGGGAGAAGATCCAGGTGGTGCAGGGCACGGGCTTCAACTGGCCCACCCCGGACCACTTCCGCATCCTGACCCTGCCGTACTCGGACGACCTGGAGGCGGCGATCGGGCGGATCGGGCGGTTCCTCGGCGGCTACCGCCAGTAG
- a CDS encoding lytic transglycosylase domain-containing protein, whose protein sequence is MAALAVLTASQAPGAAPARASAPTQQASGGRGPSVSGDSPYRTDLPPLRAARRDEARARVSGGALPETVFAAYRHAEAELARTTPGCRLRWQLTAAIGQVESGQARGGRVTADGTTVTPILGPRLDGVRFALIRDTDGGAYDGDTAYDRAVGPMQFIPSTWARWGADGNGDGRADPDNVFDAALAAGHYLCAGGRNLSDPADLDRAILGYNRSRAYLRTVLAWYAYFLAGHRVVPDRPGTSSGRPEASHPASTPRPSTRPSARPGAPRTGTPTAPAAPRSPAPERSRPADGPTETAKPGLPGTVPGTGTDPGVDLPGAGLLPDDAPLTSNGTDPMASTPSTTAATGR, encoded by the coding sequence GTGGCCGCCCTCGCCGTGCTGACGGCGTCGCAGGCACCGGGGGCGGCACCGGCCCGGGCCTCGGCTCCGACGCAGCAGGCGTCCGGCGGGCGGGGGCCGAGTGTGTCGGGCGACAGTCCGTACCGTACGGACCTGCCGCCGCTGCGGGCCGCCCGGCGGGACGAGGCCCGGGCGCGGGTGTCCGGCGGTGCGCTGCCGGAGACCGTGTTCGCCGCGTACCGGCACGCCGAGGCGGAACTCGCCCGCACCACTCCCGGGTGCCGGCTGCGGTGGCAGCTGACGGCCGCCATCGGCCAGGTGGAGTCCGGGCAGGCGCGCGGCGGCCGGGTGACCGCGGACGGCACGACCGTGACACCGATCCTCGGCCCCCGGCTGGACGGCGTCCGCTTCGCCCTGATCCGGGACACCGACGGCGGCGCGTACGACGGGGACACCGCGTACGACCGGGCGGTCGGCCCGATGCAGTTCATCCCGTCGACCTGGGCCCGCTGGGGCGCGGACGGCAACGGCGACGGCCGTGCCGACCCGGACAACGTCTTCGACGCCGCGCTCGCCGCCGGCCACTACCTGTGCGCCGGCGGCCGGAACCTGTCCGACCCGGCCGACCTGGACCGGGCGATCCTGGGCTACAACCGCTCGCGGGCGTATCTGCGCACGGTCCTCGCCTGGTACGCGTACTTCCTGGCGGGGCACCGGGTGGTGCCGGACCGTCCCGGGACCTCCTCGGGGCGACCGGAGGCGTCGCACCCCGCCTCCACGCCCCGGCCCTCGACGAGGCCGTCCGCCCGGCCGGGCGCCCCCCGGACGGGGACGCCGACCGCGCCCGCCGCGCCCCGTTCGCCCGCTCCGGAGCGGTCCCGTCCGGCGGACGGGCCGACGGAGACGGCGAAGCCCGGGCTGCCCGGCACTGTCCCCGGCACCGGCACCGACCCCGGCGTGGACCTCCCCGGCGCCGGTCTGCTCCCCGATGACGCCCCGCTGACCAGCAACGGTACGGACCCGATGGCCTCCACCCCCTCCACAACCGCCGCTACCGGGCGGTAA
- a CDS encoding 8-oxoguanine deaminase, producing MAADRRIVIENCAIATVDGHDTEYASGHVVLAGNRIESLGAGPAPEGLENVARRIDASGHLVTPGLINTHHHFYQWITRGLATDHNLFDWLVALYPVWARIDEPMVRAAAQGSLAMMARGGVTTAMDHHYVFPHGSGDLSGAIIGAARDMGVRFTLARGSMDRSEKDGGLPPDFAVETLDGALAATEETVRQHHDSSFDAMTQVAVAPCSPFSVSTELLRDGAQLARRLGVRLHTHGSETVEEEKFCHELFGMGPTDYFESTGWLGEDVWMAHCVHMNDSDIAAFARTRTGVAHCPSSNARLAAGIARVPDMLAAGVPVGLGVDGTASNESGELHTELRNALLINRLGGHKEAALNARQALRLGTYGGAQVLGRAAETGSLEPGKLADLVLWRMDTLAHASIADPVTALVFGAAAPVAASFVGGRQIVEDGRLLTADEDAIARATRDEARRLARIAAEA from the coding sequence ATGGCAGCAGACCGGCGCATCGTCATCGAGAACTGCGCGATCGCGACCGTCGACGGACACGACACCGAGTACGCCTCCGGGCACGTCGTCCTCGCCGGCAACCGCATCGAATCCCTCGGCGCGGGCCCGGCCCCCGAGGGCCTGGAGAACGTCGCCCGCCGCATCGACGCCTCCGGCCACCTCGTGACACCCGGACTGATCAACACCCACCACCACTTCTACCAGTGGATCACCCGCGGCCTCGCCACCGACCACAACCTCTTCGACTGGCTGGTCGCGCTGTACCCGGTCTGGGCGCGCATCGACGAGCCGATGGTCCGCGCGGCCGCCCAGGGCTCGCTCGCGATGATGGCCCGCGGCGGCGTCACCACCGCCATGGACCACCACTACGTCTTCCCGCACGGCTCCGGCGACCTGTCCGGCGCGATCATCGGTGCCGCCCGCGACATGGGCGTCCGCTTCACCCTCGCCCGCGGCTCCATGGACCGCAGCGAGAAGGACGGCGGCCTGCCCCCGGACTTCGCCGTCGAGACCCTCGACGGGGCCCTCGCCGCCACCGAGGAGACCGTCCGGCAGCACCACGACTCCTCCTTCGACGCCATGACCCAGGTCGCCGTCGCGCCCTGCTCGCCCTTCTCCGTCTCCACGGAACTGCTGCGCGACGGCGCCCAGCTGGCCCGCCGCCTCGGCGTCCGGCTGCACACGCACGGCTCGGAGACCGTGGAGGAGGAGAAGTTCTGCCACGAGCTGTTCGGCATGGGCCCGACCGACTACTTCGAGTCCACCGGCTGGCTCGGCGAGGACGTGTGGATGGCGCACTGCGTCCACATGAACGACTCCGACATCGCCGCCTTCGCCCGGACCCGGACCGGCGTCGCCCACTGCCCCTCCTCCAACGCCCGCCTCGCCGCCGGCATCGCCCGCGTCCCCGACATGCTCGCCGCCGGCGTCCCGGTCGGCCTCGGCGTCGACGGCACCGCCTCCAACGAGTCCGGCGAACTCCACACCGAGCTGCGCAACGCCCTCCTCATCAACCGCCTCGGCGGCCACAAGGAGGCCGCGCTCAACGCCCGCCAGGCGCTGCGCCTCGGCACCTACGGCGGCGCCCAGGTCCTCGGCCGGGCGGCCGAGACCGGCTCCCTGGAGCCCGGCAAGCTCGCCGACCTGGTCCTGTGGCGGATGGACACCCTCGCCCACGCCTCCATCGCCGACCCGGTGACCGCCCTGGTCTTCGGCGCGGCGGCCCCGGTCGCCGCCTCCTTCGTGGGCGGCCGGCAGATCGTCGAGGACGGGCGCCTGCTCACCGCCGACGAGGACGCCATCGCCCGCGCCACGCGCGACGAGGCCCGGCGCCTGGCGCGGATCGCCGCCGAGGCCTGA
- the uraD gene encoding 2-oxo-4-hydroxy-4-carboxy-5-ureidoimidazoline decarboxylase, with product MTSTSTPPGLARFNTLEEHAALAALHEVCASSAWARRLLAARPCATVEDLYAASDAATAGLTAEDLAEAMAGHPPIGRPKPGDPASAREQRGMAGASEELRAEMLELNLAYQEKFGHVFLICATGRTGEQMRDAVKERIGNAPEREREIVRTELGKINRIRLARLVEEEA from the coding sequence GTGACGTCCACTTCCACGCCGCCGGGCCTGGCCCGTTTCAACACGCTCGAGGAGCACGCGGCCCTCGCCGCGCTCCACGAGGTGTGCGCCTCCTCGGCGTGGGCCCGGCGCCTGCTCGCCGCCCGCCCCTGTGCCACCGTCGAGGACCTGTACGCCGCGAGCGACGCCGCCACGGCCGGGCTGACCGCCGAGGACCTCGCGGAGGCGATGGCCGGGCACCCGCCGATCGGCCGTCCCAAGCCCGGCGACCCCGCCTCGGCCCGGGAGCAGCGCGGCATGGCCGGCGCCTCCGAGGAGCTGAGGGCGGAGATGCTGGAACTGAACCTGGCCTACCAGGAGAAGTTCGGCCACGTCTTCCTGATCTGCGCCACCGGCCGCACCGGCGAGCAGATGCGCGACGCGGTCAAGGAGCGGATCGGGAACGCGCCGGAGCGGGAGCGCGAGATCGTCCGCACCGAGCTGGGCAAGATCAACCGCATCCGCCTGGCCCGACTCGTGGAAGAGGAAGCCTGA
- the uraH gene encoding hydroxyisourate hydrolase has translation MSTSTTASVSTHILDTSVGRPAEGVAVHLAARAGREADWQALGGSATDADGRCKDLPALPEGTTHVRLDFAVEPYFEKKQADAQQDAPANRDSGAGVFFPEVAITFAVVPGEHYHVPLLLNPFGYSVYRGS, from the coding sequence ATGAGCACCAGCACCACCGCATCCGTGTCCACGCACATCCTGGACACCAGCGTCGGCCGCCCCGCCGAGGGCGTCGCCGTCCACCTCGCCGCCCGCGCGGGCCGGGAGGCGGACTGGCAGGCGCTCGGCGGCTCCGCGACCGACGCGGACGGGCGGTGCAAGGACCTCCCGGCGCTGCCGGAGGGGACCACCCACGTACGGCTCGACTTCGCGGTCGAACCGTACTTCGAGAAGAAGCAAGCCGATGCGCAGCAGGACGCCCCCGCGAATCGGGACAGCGGCGCCGGTGTGTTCTTCCCGGAGGTGGCGATCACGTTCGCCGTCGTGCCGGGCGAGCACTACCACGTACCGCTGCTGCTCAACCCGTTCGGCTACTCCGTTTACCGAGGGAGCTAG
- a CDS encoding helix-turn-helix domain-containing protein has translation MPPRRSYDQYCSAARALDVVGDRWTLLIVRELLAGPRRYTDLHADLPGVSTDVLASRLRDMERDGLATRRRLPPPGAATVYELTPRGREMLPVLQALGEWGQSELGERRPTDAVRAHWFALPLLRLLDGEGLVEVRLEEGRFHLHAGAEEGPVYGDGPAPAEPDALLVLDTATCTALSRGELDLLRAVREGRVEVTGEGALAKTLREA, from the coding sequence ATGCCACCTCGCCGAAGCTACGACCAGTACTGCTCCGCCGCCCGCGCGCTCGACGTCGTCGGCGACCGCTGGACCCTGCTGATCGTCCGGGAACTGCTCGCCGGTCCCCGCCGCTACACCGATCTGCACGCGGACCTGCCCGGCGTCAGCACGGACGTACTCGCCTCGCGGCTGAGGGACATGGAGCGCGACGGCCTCGCCACCCGCCGCCGGCTGCCACCGCCCGGCGCGGCCACGGTCTACGAACTCACCCCGCGGGGACGTGAGATGCTGCCCGTGCTGCAGGCGCTGGGGGAGTGGGGGCAAAGCGAGCTCGGGGAGCGCCGGCCGACGGACGCCGTACGGGCGCACTGGTTCGCGCTGCCCCTGCTGCGCCTGCTGGACGGGGAGGGGCTCGTCGAAGTCCGCCTGGAGGAAGGGCGGTTCCATCTGCACGCCGGTGCCGAGGAGGGACCGGTGTACGGCGACGGACCCGCCCCCGCGGAGCCCGACGCCCTGCTGGTCCTGGACACCGCCACGTGCACGGCGCTCAGCCGCGGCGAGCTGGACCTGCTCCGGGCCGTACGGGAGGGCCGGGTCGAGGTGACCGGCGAGGGCGCCCTCGCGAAGACCCTCCGCGAGGCATGA
- a CDS encoding sigma-70 family RNA polymerase sigma factor, translating into MATDMPAETHANTPAGRQAAHDRWERMWSHREQLLKVARRRSMSQEDAEDAVHEAMLRAAERPDLDDERLGAWLTTVTMRLCVDRYRQVNREAEVRTSPTLVAPGPAPVEEVVCDRAEARWLAVRSGELPARQAEALRLKSEDLDVGQVAVRMGLSYRTVESLLARARRTLRASLAGTLGAVLFLLGRGRPHGSGKTQAVAVASTAATLAVAGVLVLPYALDGGGDGPAPRPAVASPGAATVVRPDGTDRVSVPRPAVSPAVLSRPEPQASPADGSLLPLSVPDLPDLPEVSPLPLSVPDLPEVSPLPGLPAPEVPDVPELPALPDVPVEPAVPTVPSVPAGTSVQSVPSVPPLPSDTPALSGSPSAVPTPSALP; encoded by the coding sequence ATGGCGACGGACATGCCTGCGGAGACGCATGCGAACACGCCGGCCGGGAGACAGGCGGCGCACGACCGCTGGGAGCGCATGTGGAGCCACCGGGAGCAGTTGCTCAAGGTGGCCCGGCGCAGGTCGATGAGCCAGGAGGACGCCGAGGACGCCGTGCACGAGGCGATGCTGCGCGCCGCGGAGCGCCCGGACCTGGACGACGAGCGCCTGGGCGCCTGGCTGACGACGGTCACCATGCGGCTGTGCGTCGACCGGTACCGGCAGGTCAACCGCGAGGCCGAGGTGCGCACCAGCCCCACGCTCGTCGCGCCCGGCCCGGCGCCGGTCGAGGAGGTGGTGTGCGACCGGGCGGAGGCCCGCTGGCTGGCCGTGCGCAGCGGGGAACTGCCCGCCCGGCAGGCGGAGGCGCTGCGGCTGAAGTCGGAGGACCTGGACGTCGGCCAGGTCGCCGTGCGGATGGGGCTGAGCTACCGGACCGTCGAGTCGCTGCTGGCCCGGGCCCGCCGCACGCTGCGCGCCTCGCTGGCCGGGACCCTCGGTGCCGTGCTGTTCCTGCTCGGGCGCGGGCGGCCGCACGGGAGCGGGAAGACCCAGGCGGTGGCGGTGGCCTCGACGGCGGCGACGCTGGCCGTGGCGGGGGTGCTGGTGCTGCCGTACGCGCTGGACGGAGGCGGGGACGGTCCGGCTCCGCGGCCGGCCGTGGCCTCCCCGGGCGCGGCGACGGTGGTGCGGCCCGACGGCACCGACCGGGTGTCCGTGCCGCGGCCCGCCGTGTCCCCGGCCGTCCTGTCCCGGCCGGAGCCGCAGGCGTCTCCCGCCGACGGCTCCCTGCTGCCGCTGTCGGTGCCGGACCTGCCGGACCTGCCGGAAGTCTCCCCGCTGCCGCTGTCCGTGCCGGACCTGCCGGAGGTCTCCCCGCTGCCGGGGCTGCCGGCTCCCGAGGTGCCGGACGTGCCCGAGCTGCCGGCCCTCCCCGACGTGCCGGTGGAACCCGCCGTCCCGACGGTCCCGTCCGTCCCCGCGGGGACGTCCGTCCAGTCGGTGCCGTCGGTTCCGCCGCTCCCCTCGGACACTCCCGCCCTGTCGGGTTCTCCCTCTGCCGTCCCCACCCCGAGCGCGCTCCCGTAG
- a CDS encoding ABC transporter ATP-binding protein, with the protein MGVEICVEGLTKSFGHQVIWQDVSLTLPAGEVSVLLGPSGTGKSVFLKTLVGLLKPERGSITIQGRDLTRLREHELYEVRKLFGVLFQDGALFGSMNLYDNIAFPLREHTRKPESEIRRIVLEKMDMVGLIGAEQKLPGEISGGMRKRAGLARALVLDPEIILFDEPDSGLDPVRVAYLNQLIVDLNAQIDATFLIVTHDIASARQVPDNIGLLFRRELVMFGPREQLLASDEPVVRQFLNGRMQGPIGMAEEKDAAQVEQELAQLTEAPVVREPTPRLLPGPGITRPPRWQAIARREAESHRREGADA; encoded by the coding sequence ATGGGTGTCGAGATCTGTGTGGAAGGGCTGACCAAGTCCTTCGGTCACCAGGTCATCTGGCAGGACGTCTCGCTGACGCTGCCCGCCGGGGAGGTCTCGGTCCTGCTCGGCCCCTCCGGCACGGGCAAGTCGGTGTTCCTCAAGACGCTCGTCGGGTTGCTGAAGCCGGAGCGGGGCTCGATCACGATCCAGGGCCGTGACCTCACCCGGCTCCGCGAGCACGAGCTGTACGAGGTGCGGAAGCTGTTCGGCGTGCTGTTCCAGGACGGCGCGCTGTTCGGCTCGATGAACCTGTACGACAACATCGCCTTCCCGCTGCGCGAGCACACCCGCAAGCCCGAGAGCGAGATCCGGCGCATCGTGCTGGAGAAGATGGACATGGTCGGGCTGATCGGCGCCGAGCAGAAGCTGCCCGGCGAGATCTCCGGCGGCATGCGCAAGCGGGCCGGGCTCGCCCGGGCGCTCGTCCTCGACCCGGAGATCATCCTCTTCGACGAGCCCGACTCGGGCCTCGACCCGGTGCGCGTGGCCTACCTGAACCAGCTCATCGTCGACCTGAACGCGCAGATCGACGCGACCTTCCTGATCGTCACGCACGACATCGCCTCGGCCCGGCAGGTCCCGGACAACATCGGGCTGCTGTTCCGCCGCGAGCTGGTGATGTTCGGGCCCCGCGAACAGTTGCTCGCCAGTGACGAGCCGGTCGTACGCCAGTTCCTGAACGGCCGGATGCAGGGGCCGATCGGCATGGCGGAGGAGAAGGACGCGGCGCAGGTCGAGCAGGAGCTGGCCCAGCTCACCGAGGCGCCGGTGGTGCGGGAGCCGACGCCCCGCCTGCTGCCGGGCCCGGGCATCACCCGCCCGCCCCGTTGGCAGGCGATCGCGAGACGCGAGGCGGAATCGCACCGCAGAGAGGGGGCGGACGCGTGA
- a CDS encoding helix-turn-helix domain-containing protein has translation MSGPGDEPFIAAVKPLVDAMGGEMIPPDEAGPDDVVLSWEGRDAVAVRLPQLADSLDHILAAMERRKGMPLADLDRKAKQEVVRILEARGAFSVRHGVETVASALGVSRFTVYNYLNREKGA, from the coding sequence ATGAGCGGCCCGGGGGACGAGCCGTTCATCGCGGCCGTCAAGCCGCTGGTCGACGCGATGGGCGGCGAGATGATCCCGCCGGACGAGGCCGGCCCCGACGACGTCGTCCTGTCCTGGGAGGGCCGCGACGCCGTCGCCGTGCGGCTGCCGCAGCTCGCCGACTCCCTGGACCACATCCTCGCCGCCATGGAGCGTCGCAAGGGCATGCCGCTGGCCGACCTGGACCGCAAGGCCAAGCAGGAGGTGGTGCGGATACTCGAGGCGCGCGGCGCCTTCTCCGTACGGCACGGCGTGGAGACCGTGGCGAGCGCCCTCGGCGTCAGCCGCTTCACCGTCTACAACTACCTCAACCGCGAAAAGGGAGCCTGA